The Colletotrichum higginsianum IMI 349063 chromosome 2, whole genome shotgun sequence genome has a segment encoding these proteins:
- a CDS encoding C6 zinc finger domain-containing protein, whose product MQPSLSPHFSPPPPPPPPPLSDLPPGSTHSNGSPNALDVAAVVPGSESPAGRESPNAPSSSSATSDSRSHSQQAAQPVIAVPAACLGCCDGQNPCSRCRSSQSECVYVASRRGYKGPRRNNNTNININTTTNNDPANSNTNPNKRARSSSPTSTLDVADNGCSIFLGAAAAADDSSMPFYPAAIGLPDTPSTTFATTPSFTNLQLYRSFGAAVGFGSGSGSGSNQLALAQPQPSGVPAQVPVPTLAERCLDSFYHHFHASHPFALPKEWLLRVMRDTNIEPLLAAIRWIGALFLEVGPARAGFLDEALRLVQDPATRRDGFFVQALVLLVVGLDGSGEQERARDLLGDAERVALELGLNTRGYATQYGRGVPVLEESWRRTWWDLFVVDGMVAGVHRQTKVLLFDVPADAALPCEEHQYMSGTIPPPLTLADLEDQDFSGEDREFSSFAYRVLAGRNLGRFMRVPPIFGADDENLVRIEALLTNWRLHLPASKRDALNQKLQPDEMIFQANMMTNATSIMLHQPHSQLDSSPTRSVTSCAPHRPVPSGDLFNSHTSHTVTSAAEISRMITHRAPLTSHTHFFTCVITLSSIVHLSRWALFFVPHDDDELRQQIRLNIGALNALSAVWRAAGKAAGQVKGVAHEIYRSKKASQAANPSYWQGFSQEEVMNSIAADETIMNDIETGLGGIPLPSLDSLTG is encoded by the exons ATGCAGCCTTCACTATCCCCCCATttctcaccaccaccaccaccgccgccgcctcctcttTCTGATCTTCCTCCGGGGAGCACTCACAGCAACGGATCCCCAAACGCTCTAgacgtggcggcggtggtgcccGGCTCGGagtcgccggccggccgtgAGTCGCCGAACgcaccctcgtcctcctcggcgaccagTGATTCCCGCTCTCACTCGCAGCAGGCCGCCCAACCAGTCATTGCGGTCCCTGCCGCCTGTCTCGGCTGC TGCGACGGCCAGAACCCATGCTCGCGATGCCGGAGCTCGCAGTCCGAGTGCGTCTACGTCGCCTCGCGGCGCGGTTACAAGGGTCCGAGGAggaacaacaacaccaacatcaacatcaacaccaccaccaacaacgacCCCGCCAATTCCAACACCAACCCCAACAAGAGGGCACGCTCTTCGTCCCCGACATCCACCCTTGACGTCGCCGATAATGGCTGCTCCATATtcctcggtgccgccgccgccgccgacgactcgTCCATGCCCTTCTAtcccgccgccatcggcctcCCGGACACCCCCAGCACCACCTTTGCCACGACGCCCAGCTTCACTAACCTGCAACTCTACCGGtccttcggcgccgccgtcggcttcggctccggctccggctctggCTCCAACCAGTTGGCCCTGGCCCAGCCTCAGCCCTCCGGCGTCCCTGCCCAGGTGCCTGTCCCCACCCTTGCCGAGCGGTGTCTGGACTCCTTCTACCACCATTTCCATGCCTCGCACCCCTTCGCTCTCCCCAAGGAGTGGCTGCTCCGCGTCATGCGAGACACCAACATCGAgcccctgctggccgccATCCGCTGGATCGGCGCCCTGTTCCTCGAGGTCGGgcccgcccgcgccggcTTCCTAGACGAGGCGCTGCGCCTGGTCCAGGACCCCGCGACCCGGCGCGACGGCTTCTTCGTCCAGGCCctggtcctcctcgtcgtcggcctggACGGGAGCGGCGAGCAGGAGAGGGCCCGCGAcctgctcggcgacgccgagcgtgtcgccctcgagctcggcctgaACACGCGCGGGTACGCGACGCAGTATGGCCGCGGCGTccccgtcctcgaggagagCTGGCGCAGGACCTGGTGGGACctgttcgtcgtcgacggcatggTCGCCGGAGTCCATCGCCAGACCAAAGTTTTGCTCTTTGACGtgcccgccgacgccgccctcccctGCGAGGAGCACCAATATATGTCCGGG ACCATCCCGCCGCCATTaaccctcgccgacctggaGGACCAGGACTTCTCCGGCGAGGACAGGGAGTTCTCGTCGTTCGCGTACCGCGTCCTCGCCGGGCGCAACCTGGGGAGGTTCATGCGCGTCCCGCCCATCTTcggcgcggacgacgagAACCTGGTGCGGATCGAGGCGCTCCTGACCAACTGGAGGCTCCATCTCCCGGCGTCCAAGAGGGACGCGCTGAACCAGAAGCTGCAGCCGGACGAGATGATTTTCCAGGCCAACATGATGACCAACGC AACGTCCATCATGCTCCACCAGCCTCACTCGCAGCTCGACTCGTCGCCCACGCGATCCGTCACGTCGTGCGCGCCGCACCGGCCGGTGCCGTCGGGCGACCTGTTCAACTCGCACACGAGCCACACGGTGACGTCGGCCGCCGAGATCAGCCGGATGATCACGCACCGCGCGCCGCTGACGTCCCACACGCACTTCTTCACCTGCGTCATCACGCTCTCGTCCATCGTCCACCTGAGCCGCTGGGCCCTCTTCTTCGTGccccacgacgacgacgagctgcgcCAGCAGATCCGGCTCAACATCGGCGCCCTCAACGCCCTCTCGGCCGTGTGGCGGGCCGCGGGCAAGGCCGCGGGCCAGGTCAAGGGCGTCGCGCACGAGATCTACCGGTCCAAGAAGGCGTCGCAGGCCGCCAACCCGTCCTACTGGCAGGGCTTCAGCCAGGAGGAGGTCATGAAcagcatcgccgccgacgagaccATCATGAACGACATCGAGACGGGGCTGGGCGGGATCCCGCTGCCGTCTCTCGACAGCCTCACGGGGTAG
- a CDS encoding Urea carboxylase, which translates to MEPKPLLNIKKVLVANRGEIAVRCIKACRELGVHSIAVYTDADTTSLHALLADEAIPLRGSDTYTDGAAILSICRSTRADAVFPGYGFLSENVEFADAVTNAGIVFVGPSSASIKAMGLKHEARSIAEAVNVPVIPGTSLIPSTHEAIEGAKKLGFPVMLKATGGGGGMGLQICYDDDDVPKAFATVESRAGALFKNSGVFLEKYYPRSRHIEVQVFGNGVEVVALGERECSLQRRHQKVIEECPSPFVERTPGLREKMLQAAVNYASQLKYKSAGTVEFLVDDETADFFFLEMNTRLQVEHGITEMCYGVDLVHLMLYQADFERGGHLGIPSVELQSISRPQPLGSAIEARVYAEVPLLDFAPSPGVLQHVHWPQGDGVRVDTWVKSGQHITPLYDPLVAKVMVHSPAGRVDAQKRMLAALADTALQGTQTNLQYLSQVLRSDAFTKGNTLTNFLASFQVDACAVQVLSPGVFTTVQDYPGRRAVGHGVPPSGPMDDLSSRAANILVGNDPQAELLEITMTGPELMFHESAVVAVCGAQVPVAVNDEDRPMWSRIIVRRGQTLKIGNVIGDGLRTYLAVKGGFPEIPLYLGSKSTAPELVLGGLQGRKLQTNDILALSSESGLWADTASPFSLPRGAIPDYSVSEVYCLNGPYGSEDILTPEGMETITSSKWTVSHNSSRSGVRLEGPRLKWARTTGGGGGSHPSNVFDYGYPNGGVNWTGEYPIIFSRDRPDLGGFACPVTICSAEMWKVGQLKPGDAVRLQLVNFEDAMEITRENEAYLESVAALVDGQDIAVSPPRKTFGPQNNTSSILQTTRPHGDHPRVTYRQGGDTSIIVEYGEQVADLRNTVCVQILKEKVAARGIVGVRCEPNLATLTVHYDPVQIHQSEMFQSLRQLDESIEEIVGTRMAVRELSLPLCVDHPTVQEATERYMESIRPTAAYLPDNVEYLRKNNALKSRREVFDSLVNTPWLTVAVGFFVGTPILFPLDPRYVFTGQKYNPNRAYTPSGSVGLGGSLLAIYPVAAPGGYQLMGRTLGTWDMMGTRPGFSPSRPWLFDHFDIVRFREVSKEEFDQAERDFEGGRYEFEISEGVLAMDEYIAKFDAAARDPAHQEWRERQAAAAREMGELEQRLFGEWSEAKAAEMAGQSEVGAEAASADTVTIESPMNANVWKTLVKVGDVLEDKQTVAILEAMKMEIKVVVSEAQAGAVVTKITRPPGSVVSPGTPIVVCKKAR; encoded by the exons ATGGAACCCAAACCACTCCTCAATATTAAGAAGGTGTTGGTGGCCAACCGAGGCGAGATCGCCGTCCGCTGCATCAAGGCTTGTCGCGAACTAGGCGTCCATAGCATCGCCGTCTACACGGATGCCGACACGACCTCACTGCACGCTCTGCTGGCAGATGAAGCAATCCCGTTGCGGGGCAGTGACACCTACACAGACGG CGCTGCCATCCTAAGCATCTGCAGAAGCACACGTGCTGACGCCGTTTTCCCCGGATATGGCTTCCTGAGCGAGAATGTCGAGTTCGCCGATGCTGTTACCAACGCaggcatcgtcttcgtcggcccCTCCTCCGCTTCAATCAAGGCCATGGGCCTCAAGCACGAGGCGAGGTCCATCGCCGAAGCTGTCAATGTCCCCGTCATACCCGGAACATCGCTTATCCCCTCGACAcacgaggccatcgagggGGCCAAGAAACTCGGCTTCCCCGTCATGCTCAAGGCCACtgggggaggcggcggcatgggctTACAAATCtgctacgacgacgacgacgttccTAAGGCTTTCGCCACTGTCGAGAGCCGAGCTGGCGCCCTCTTCAAGAACAGCGGCGTCTTCTTGGAGAAGTACTATCCCCGTTCCCGGCACATCGAGGTGCAAGTGTTTGGAAATGGCGTCGAAGTCGTCGCcttgggagagagggagtgCTCCCTCCAGCGCCGTCATCAAAAGGTCATTGAGGAATGCCCTAGTCCGTTTGTCGAGCGGACCCCTGGCCTGCGCGAGAAGATGCTGCAGGCAGCAGTCAACTACGCCTCCCAGCTCAAGTACAAAAGCGCCGGTACCGTCGAGTtcctggtcgacgacgagacggccgacttcttcttcctcgagATGAACACGCGCCTGCAGGTGGAGCATGGCATCACCGAAATGTGCTACGGAGTGGACCTCGTCCATCTGATGCTGTATCAGGCCGACTTCGAGCGTGGGGGTCACTTGGGCATTCCCTCGGTCGAGTTGCAGAGCATCTCACGGCCGCAACCACTCGGTTCCGCCATCGAGGCAAGAGTATACGCCGAAGTGCCTCTGCTCGACTTTGCCCCCAGCCCGGGAGTTCTTCAGCACGTACACTGGCCGCAAGGCGATGGCGTCCGCGTTGATACGTGGGTGAAGAGCGGCCAGCACATCACACCTCTCTACGACCCCTTAGTCGCCAAGGTCATGGTGCACAgcccggccggccgggtGGATGCTCAGAAAAGAATGCTTGCGGCCCTGGCTGACACGGCCTTACAAGGGACCCAGACAAACCTGCAGTATCTGTCGCAGGTGTTGCGGTCTGACGCATTCACCAAGGGCAACACGCTCACCAACTTCCTGGCCTCGTTCCAAGTCGATGCGTGCGCTGTACAAGTCCTCAGCCCCGGCGTCTTCACCACGGTCCAGGACTACCCTGGGCGAAGGGCGGTGGGACACGGAGTCCCCCCCAGCGGTCCCATGGACGATTTGAGCAGCCGAGCAGCCaacatcctcgtcggcaacgATCCGCAAGCTGAACTCCTCGAGATCACTATGACGGGCCCGGAGCTCATGTTCCACGAGTCGGCAGTTGTGGCTGTCTGTGGCGCCCAAGTTCCCGTGGCTGTCAATGACGAGGATCGGCCAATGTGGTCCCGCATCATCGTGAGGCGAGGGCAAACACTCAAGATCGGCAACGTtatcggcgacggcctccgGACCTACCTTGCTGTGAAGGGCGGATTTCCCGAGATCCCGCTCTATCTCGGCTCCAAGTCCACGGCGCCGGAGCTTGTCCTTGGTGGTCTGCAAGGACGGAAGCTGCAAACAAACGACATCCTTGCCCTCTCCTCGGAGTCGGGGTTGTGGGCAGATACGGCGTCACCTTTTTCGCTACCTCGAGGGGCCATTCCGGACTACAGCGTCTCCGAAGTCTACTGTCTCAACGGCCCGTACGGTTCGGAAGATATTCTCACGCCAGAGGGCATGGAGACGATCACGAGCTCCAAATGGACCGTCAGTCACAACAGCAGCCGTAGCGGAGTTCGGCTGGAAGGTCCGCGATTGAAATGGGCTCGCACGACGGGCGGAGGGGGCGGGTCCCATCCGTCCAACGTCTTTGATTACGGATATCCAAATGGCGGCGTCAACTGGACCGGAGAGTATCCCATCATATTCTCGCGCGACCGGCCGGATCTCGGTGGGTTTGCCTGTCCGGTGACCATCTGCTCGGCCGAAATGTGGAAGGTCGGCCAGCTGAAGCCGGGCGATGCCGTGCGGCTGCAACTCGTGAACTTTGAGGACGCCATGGAGATCACTCGCGAAAACGAGGCCTATTTAGAGTCTGTTGCCGctctcgtcgacgggcaAGACATTGCGGTTTCCCCTCCCAGGAAGACATTCGGGCCTCAGAACAACACGTCCTCCATCTTACAGACGACTCGGCCCCATGGCGACCATCCGCGCGTCACCTATAGACAGGGAGGCGACACTTCCATCATTGTCGAGTATGGCGAGCAGGTCGCCGATCTACGAAACACCGTCTGCGTTCAGATTCTCAAGGAAAAAGTGGCGGCCCGGGGTATTGTTGGTGTACGCTGCGAGCCAAACCTCGCCACGCTCACCGTGCACTACGATCCGGTCCAAATACATCAGTCGGAAATGTTCCAGAGCTTGAGGCAGCTCGACGAGAGCATTGAAGAGATTGTAGGAACCAGAATGGCGGTCCGCGAACTCAGCCTCCCGCTGTGCGTGGACCACCCCACGGTCCAAGAGGCTACAGAGCGATACATGGAGAGCAtccggccgacggccgcctaCCTCCCGGACAACGTCGAGTATCTGCGGAAGAACAACGCGCTGAAGTCCCGCCGCGAAGTCTTCGATTCCCTGGTCAACACTCCCTGGCTTACCGTCGCTGttggcttcttcgtcggcacCCCCATCCTGTTCCCACTCGACCCCAGGTACGTCTTTACGGGCCAGAAGTACAACCCCAACCGCGCATACACACCGAGCGGctccgtcggcctcggcgggtCGCTGTTGGCCATCTATCCCGTTGCTGCCCCGGGAGGCTACCAGCTCATGGGCCGCACTCTGGGCACGTGGGACATGATGGGTACTCGGCCGGGATTCTCGCCATCGCGGCCGTGGCTGTTTGATCACTTTGACATTGTGAGATTCCGCGAGGTCTCCAAGGAGGAGTTCGACCAGGCGGAACGCGACTTCGAGGGCGGAAGATACGAGTTTGAGATTTCGGAAGGCGTCCTCGCCATGGACGAGTACATTGCCAAGTTCGACGCGGCAGCGCGAGACCCCGCTCACCAGGAGTGGCGCGAGCGTcaggctgcggcggcgagggagatgGGAGAACTTGAGCAGCGGCTCTTTGGGGAATGGagcgaggccaaggcggcaGAGATGGCGGGCCAGAGCGAGGTCGGGGCCGAGGCGGCATCGGCCGACACGGTCACGATCGAGTCGCCCATGAACGCCAATGTGTGGAAGACGCTGGTCAAGGTCGGGGATGTGCTGGAGGACAAGCAAACGGTGGCGATTCTGGAGGCGATGAAGATGGAAATCAAGGTGGTGGTATCCGAGGCACAGGCCGGAGCCGTGGTGACGAAGATTACACGGCCGCCCGGCAGCGTCGTCAGCCCGGGTACGCCCATTGTGGTGTGCAAGAAAGCAAGGTAG
- a CDS encoding LamB/YcsF family protein, which translates to MASGLARKYEINADMGEGFGRWKMGPDEQLMPYLDAANIACGFHAGDPTIMLKTVRLCKQHGVRAGAHPGLQDMFGFGRRKIEIDPKDMYAMVLYQVGALKAILDSEGVALSHIKPHGELFFYMQRDEAIMRAVLEACATFGNDVPVYASQNPAQEAMCKELGIPFQGEVYVDIDYSPEGKLIPVAQSKVATPELCYERALSASLEDSGKDNNGDVFSFGFQGKPFSICVHSDHPTVLQNVTGVRRAVDEANRQKFPAE; encoded by the coding sequence ATGGCTTCAGGGCTCGCACGCAAATACGAGATCAACGCCGACATGGGCGAGGGCTTCGGCCGATGGAAGATGGGCCCGGACGAGCAGCTGATGCCttacctcgacgccgccaacatcGCCTGCGGGTTCCACGCCGGCGACCCAACCATCATGCTGAAAACCGTCCGCCTGTGTAAGCAGCACGGCGTCAGGGCCGGCGCCCACCCCGGGCTCCAGGACATGTTCGGCTTCGGCCGCAGGAAGATCGAGATCGACCCCAAGGACATGTACGCCATGGTGCTGTACCAGGTAGGCGCCCTCAAGGCCATACTGGACTCGGAGGGCGTCGCGTTGTCCCATATCAAACCGCACGGCGAGCTCTTCTTCTACATGCAGAGggacgaggccatcatgAGAGCCGTCCTGGAAGCGTGCGCCACCTTTGGGAACGACGTGCCCGTCTACGCGTCGCAGAACCCCGCCCAGGAAGCCATGTGCAAAGAGCTGGGcattcccttccaggggGAGGTCTACGTCGACATCGACTACTCCCCCGAGGGCAAGCTCATACCGGTCGCACAGTCCAAGGTGGCCACTCCAGAGCTGTGCTACGAGAGAGCGCTATCTGCGTCGCTCGAGGATTCAGGCAAGGACAACAACGGCGACGTCTTCAGCTTCGGGTTCCAGGGCAAGCCATTCAGCATCTGCGTTCACTCGGACCATCCGACGGTTCTTCAGAATGTGACGGGGGTGCGCAGGGCGGTTGATGAGGCGAACAGGCAGAAGTTTCCTGCCGAATAG
- a CDS encoding Serine threonine protein kinase: MDPISAAGLAIGVASIGLQVYTGCVQGIQLLITAKNFPDDCKFLNLRLRMEQQRLFAWSETSGLLDLDGNQHEKILSTNTFVLHRTTILDLLVQVQCLFKEFEDHQRRNERLKPTPDEDTVLDHPEKDAAAASFPLPERRKDFIKRAMGKLKSQSRETFLRLSWVSFDKVAFEVLLSRFAALNDNMTDILDARLQVEIRDTVQDTNRGVLQLHHRVADLGRLVMALSLKLENTAPANISSMSKAQREKNADGLDLLAKLAKFKAFNESMEPEKQRPWDEATAMSLGLGKPARRDMLVLDRKTITLLQEEPDDFDQPRCEAMLRTADGSERRVWVEWKEYDRQKAGDESPPRRIIMDRVGKLAALLNHSPKPEAFRTLHCLGFFDMLGPDSDAPEDDSLDRKLGLVFERPSGNEVHPSLPPPSLRELFQIERKPRVTERIKLAHAISSCLLYLHAVNWLHKGLRSHNVVFFRDKSGHVNYAEPYLTGFDYSRPARSDEATDIPQDDAEYNLYRHPQVQLMNPAERERFKKSFDLYSLGVLFVEIAHWSPVDEVLGYDINRRPSLALRVRDALLDQDRIAELGANMGEMFEEAARKCIEGGESLGLADHGVETDDNVAARLSMRFYEDVVKKLDDVRV, encoded by the exons ATGGATCCaatctcggccgccggcttGGCGATCGGCGTTGCGTCCATCGGACTGCAAGTCTACACCGGTTGCGTGCAAG GTATCCAGCTGTTAATCACGGCCAAGAACTTCCCCGATGACTGCAAGTTCCTCAACCTGAGATTGCGGATGGAGCAACAGAGACTCTTTGCCTGGAGCGAGACGTccggcctgctcgacctGGACGGGAACCAGCACGAGAAGATTCTTAGCACAAACACCTTCGTCCTCCACCGCACCACGATCCTAGACCTTTTGGTCCAGGTCCAGTGCTTGTTCAAGGAGTTTGAGGACCATCAGCGCCGCAATGAGCGCTTGAAGCCGACCCCTGACGAGGACACGGTCCTCGACCACCCCGAGAaagatgctgccgccgccagtTTTCCGTTGCCCGAGAGGCGAAAAGACTTCATCAAGCGGGCCATGGGCAAGCTGAAGAGCCAGTCCCGAGAGACCTTTCTCAGGCTGAGCTGGGTCTCATTCGACAAAGTCGCATTCGAGGTCCTCCTGTCCAGGTTTGCTGCTTTGAACGACAACATGACTGATATCCTGGACGCCCGCCTGCAAGTGGAGATCCGCGACACTGTGCAAGATACCAACCGAGGGGTCTTGCAGCTGCATCATCGCGTTGCAGATCTGGGGCGCCTTGTGATGGCTCTAAGCCTGAAGCTGGAAAACACTGCACCGGCAAACATCTCGTCCATGTCCAAGGCTCAACGGGAAAAGAACGCAGACGGTCTGGATCTGCTTGCCAAACTCGCCAAGTTCAAAGCTTTCAACGAGTCGATGGAGCCCGAGAAACAGCGACCGTGGGACGAGGCCACGGCCATGTCTCTAGGGCTGGGGAAGCCAGCACGACGGGACATGCTTGTCTTGGACAGAAAAACTATCACATTACTTCAAGAAGAACCCGACGACTTTGACCAACCGAGATGCGAAGCCATGCTCCGCACCGCCGACGGATCTGAAAGGAGAGTGTGGGTGGAATGGAAGGAATACGATCGCCAGAAAGCCGGAGATGagtcgccgccaagaaggatCATTATGGACAGGGTAGGCAAGCTTGCCGCTCTCCTGAACCACAGTCCGAAGCCCGAAGCTTTCCGGACACTGCATTGCCTTGGCTTCTTCGACATGCTGGGACCCGACAGCGACGCGCCGGAAGACGACAGCTTGGATCGGAAGCTCGGGCTTGTGTTCGAACGACCCAGCGGCAACGAGGTGCATCCGTCCCTGCCTCCGCCATCCCTCCGCGAGCTCTTCCAGATCGAGCGGAAACCTCGGGTCACGGAGAGAATCAAGCTGGCACACGCCATCAGTAGCTGCCTTCTGTATCTTCACGCCGTCAACTGGCTCCACAAGGGGCTGCGCAGCCACAACGTTGTCTTCTTCCGGGACAAGAGCGGCCACGTTAACTATGCAGAGCCCTACTTGACTGGTTTCGACTACTCCCGTCCCGCGCGCAGTGATGAAGCAACAGACATCCCCCAGGACGATGCCGAGTACAACTTGTACCGCCATCCTCAGGTACAGCTGATGAACCCCGCCGAGAGGGAGCGGTTCAAGAAGAGCTTCGATCTGTACAGTCTCGGTGTGCTTTTCGTCGAGATCGCCCACTGGAGTCCGGTAGACGAGGTTCTCGGTTACGACATCAACCGGCGGCCCAGCCTCGCCCTAAGGGTTAGAGACGCTCTACTTGACCAAGACCGCATCGCCGAACTGGGCGCCAACATGGGGGAGATGTTCGAGGAGGCTGCCCGGAAGTGCATTGAAGGCGGGGAGAGCCTGGGGCTAGCGGATCATGGCGTCGAGACCGACGACAACGTAGCCGCACGTCTTTCGATGCGGTTTTACGAGGACGTGGTGAAGAAGTTGGATGATGTGCGCGTTTAG
- a CDS encoding ABC transporter, translating to MATHGSHASATTAKEYAGHGFFQQDVEMGAPDAHLFNTTVHNVSWDAVEVTVKDRETKKPKKIVDQVDGLVEAGEICALMGPSGCGKTTLLNFLAGRPTNASSVGGAVLVNGATPSRSDFRRISCFVEQEDALIGSLTVRETLLFTSRLASSSLPAAERIARVDGLLAAFGLEDQADTIVGTPIRKGISGGQKRRVGVASQLITSPKILFLDEPTSGLDSAASYEVVSYLRKVAKRSNLVVIASIHQPSSSTFNLFDKLLLLSAGRTHYFGPVDGVVPYYESLGMPIPLQVNPAEHVLELVNTDFVRDKREAAARLEAMRAAWDESAPAKDLRVAVADVRRHGDGTSAVVAAADDDETKPNLASLVVTLLHRGFVKSYRDVVAYGIRFAMYTGLALMMGTVWVRLSTDQSSIIPLTNAIFFGGAFMSFMAVAYVPAFLEDRSQYVKEHHNGLYGATALLVSNFLLGLPYLFLIALVFSAISYWLSNFRPAADAFFVWVLWLFLDLLAAESLVVLFTSLFPSFVVSLALVAFANGLWMSVNGFMVSPTILNAFYRYVFHYWDYQKYVFEGMMRNEFAERTYTCGDGCRCMFQTPLAGECKIAGQGVLDTYGYTEDHFARNVGIMLAIIAGYRLAAWAVLKLKKN from the exons ATGGCGACTCACGGTAGCCacgcctcggcgacgacggcaaaggAGTACGCCGGCCACGGGTTCTTCCAGCAAGACGTTGAGATGGGCGCCCCCGACGCCCACCTGTTCAACACCACGGTGCACAACGTCTCGtgggacgccgtcgaggtcacCGTCAAGGACAGGGAGACGAAGAAACCAAAGAAGATTGTCGACCaagtcgatggcctcgtcgaagcAG GCGAGATCTGCGCCCTCATGGGCCCCTCGGGCTGCGGCAAGACGACGCTCCTCaacttcctcgccggccgcccGACCAACGCGTCttccgtcggcggcgccgtcctcgtcaacggcgcgacgccctcgcgctCCGACTTCCGACGCATCAGCTgcttcgtcgagcaggaggacgCCCTCATCGGCTCCCTGACCGTCCGCGAGACCCTGCTCTTCACCTCGCgcctcgcctcctcctccctgcccgccgccgagcgcatcgcccgcgtcgacggcctgctggccgccttcggcctcgaggaccaggccgacaccatcgtcggcacGCCCATCCGCAAGGGCATCTCGGGCGGCCAGAAGAggcgcgtcggcgtcgccagcCAGCTCATCACGAGCCCCAAGATCCtgttcctcgacgagcccaCCAGCGGCCTCGACTCGGCCGCCAGCTACGAGGTCGTTAGCTACCTGAGGAAAGTCGCCAAGCGGAGCAAT CTCGTCGTTATCGCGTCCATCCACCaaccctcgtcgtccacctTCAACCTCTTCGAcaagctcctcctcctctccgccggCCGCACCCACTACTTCGgccccgtcgacggcgtcgtccccTACTACGAGTCCCTGGGCATGCCCATCCCGCTGCAGGTGAACCCGGCCGAGCACgtgctcgagctcgtcaacaCCGACTTCGTCCGCGACAagcgcgaggccgccgcgcgcctcgaggccatgcGCGCCGCCTGGGACGAGTCGGCCCCGGCCAAGGACCTGCGcgtggccgtcgccgacgtccgGCGCCACGGTGACGGcacctccgccgtcgtcgccgccgccgacgacgacgagacgaagccgaaCCTCGCAAGCCTCGTCGTCACGCTCCTGCACCGCGGCTTCGTCAAGAGCTaccgcgacgtcgtcgcctACGGCATCCGCTTCGCCATGTACACGGGCCTCGCCCTCATGATGGGCACCGTGTGGGTGCGCCTCTCGACGGACCAGTCCTCCATCATCCCGCTGACCAACgccatcttcttcggcggcgcCTTCATGTCCTTCATGGCCGTCGCCTACGTCCCGGCCTTCCTCGAGGACCGCAGCCAGTACGTCAAGGAGCACCACAACGGCCTGTACGGCGCCACGGCGCTGCTCGTCTCCaacttcctcctcggcctgccgtacctcttcctcatcgccctcgtcttctccgccaTCTCCTACTGGCTGTCCAACTTCcgcccggccgccgacgccttcttcgtctggGTCCTCTGGctcttcctcgacctgctcgccgccgagagcctcgtcgtcctcttcacCTCGCTGTTCCCGAGCTTCGTCGTcagcctcgccctcgtcgccttcgccaaCGGCCTGTGGATGAGCGTCAACGGCTTCATGGTCTCCCCCACCAtcctcaacgccttctaCCGCTACGTCTTCCACTACTGGGACTACCAGAAGTACGTCTTCGAGGGCATGATGCGTAACGAGTTCGCCGAGAGGACCTACACCTGCGGCGACGGCTGCCGCTGCATGTTCCAGACGCCGCTGGCCGGCGAGTGCAAGATCGCCGGCCAGGGCGTGCTGGACACCTACGGCTACACCGAGGACCACTTCGCGAGGAACGTCGGCATCATgctcgccatcatcgccggctaCAGGCTCGCGGCGTGGGCCGTCTtgaagctgaagaagaaCTGA